In Kiritimatiellia bacterium, a single genomic region encodes these proteins:
- a CDS encoding HAMP domain-containing histidine kinase, whose protein sequence is MPGPSSDTSRQRAEWPHDLRDSLTMARGFLCVLGRPLNGQGVVSETREPEINENLRAVEQSLPSCTEKTGSLNLRAPKKCKVRERLSLTQILQELSEVVSSWAKYKGVDVWVVLEPKDVHVQGDRLELARALQNLLINAVDAYMGRAGEVTIHLKRDQELAVVRVMDSGRGMDAEVPPRALEPSFTCGNAEGSGLGMGIVQRIVREHGGCLEWTHRTGFGTTVTLRLPICSG, encoded by the coding sequence ATGCCGGGGCCGTCTTCGGATACTTCGCGGCAAAGGGCCGAGTGGCCGCACGACCTGCGCGACTCGCTGACCATGGCCAGGGGATTCCTTTGTGTCCTGGGGCGCCCATTAAACGGGCAGGGGGTGGTGTCCGAGACCCGCGAGCCGGAAATTAACGAGAACCTGCGCGCTGTGGAGCAAAGCCTGCCAAGCTGTACGGAGAAGACGGGGTCCTTGAACCTCCGGGCGCCAAAGAAGTGTAAAGTCCGGGAGCGGCTTTCCCTGACCCAGATTCTCCAGGAGCTGTCGGAGGTTGTCTCGTCCTGGGCCAAATACAAGGGTGTGGATGTATGGGTCGTCCTGGAACCGAAGGATGTGCATGTACAAGGCGACCGGCTCGAGTTGGCGCGAGCGCTGCAGAATCTTCTGATCAATGCGGTGGATGCCTACATGGGCCGCGCGGGCGAAGTGACCATCCACCTGAAGCGGGACCAGGAACTGGCCGTGGTGCGCGTCATGGACAGCGGGCGCGGGATGGACGCTGAAGTACCGCCACGCGCCCTTGAACCGTCCTTTACCTGCGGCAATGCAGAAGGGAGTGGCCTGGGGATGGGCATCGTGCAGCGCATTGTGCGGGAACACGGCGGCTGCCTGGAATGGACCCACCGAACAGGATTCGGCACCACCGTCACCCTTCGATTGCCGATCTGCAGTGGATAA